The following are encoded together in the Lathyrus oleraceus cultivar Zhongwan6 chromosome 3, CAAS_Psat_ZW6_1.0, whole genome shotgun sequence genome:
- the LOC127130501 gene encoding uncharacterized mitochondrial protein AtMg00810-like, whose protein sequence is MKWGTYKTLFIKEEHGKLMIAQIYVDDIMSGGMPNQMVQHFFKQMQSEFEMSHVGELTYFLGLQVKQMDDTIFISQRKYVDNIVKKFGIESVSHKRTPEATHLKLTKDEKGVDMDQSLYKSMIDTLLYLTASRPDITFVVGVCARYHVEPKISHINKVKRILKYINGKEVTSEEDANEDDNGASVDEETTNRDKN, encoded by the exons ATGAAATGGGGAACATACAAGACCTTGTTTATTAAAGAAGAACATGGTAAACTCATGATAGCccaaatatatgttgatgacattatgTCTGGAGGGATGCCGAACCAGATGGTTCAACATTTTTTCAAGcagatgcaatctgaatttgagatgagtcaTGTTGGTGAATTAACCTATTTTCTTGGTCTTCAAGTTAAACAAATGGATGATACTATCTTCATTTCTCAAAGAAAGTATGTTGATAATAtagtgaagaagtttggcatAGAAAGTGTTAGTCACAAAAGGACACCTGAAgcaactcacttgaaattaacTAAGGATGAAAAAGGTGTTGATATGGATCAAAGTTTGTACAAGAGTATGATTGATACTCTTTTGTATCTTACAGCTAGCAGGCCAGACATCACCTTTGTTGTAggagtatgtgctagatatcatGTTGAGCCTAAAATTAGTCACATTAATAAAGTAAAGAGGATCTTGAAATACATCAATG GTAAAGAAGTTACCAGTGAAGAAGATGCCAATGAAGATGATAATGGTGCAAGTGTTGATGAAGAGACAACCAACCGTGATAAAAACTGA